The Polyangium mundeleinium genome contains the following window.
GGCAATCTCCACCATCGAGCGTCCCTCGATCTCGTACGCAATCAGCACAGCGGCGACCTTCCGGCCGAGCCTGCCGAGGACCCTCGCCAGGAGGCGGGTCGCCTCCATGGCCTGGATCATTCGTGGAAAGACTGGCGGCTCGGGGAGATCGGCCCTGAGGTCCTCGACTCGGTTCCGGGCGAGTTTGCGATGGTTCGAGGCCATGTAGAGCGCGACCGTGTAGAGCCAGGGTCGTGCTTGATCGCCGAGCGCGAGGCGATCGTGGCGCTGCCAGGCGAGCACGAAGACCTCCTGCACGAGATCGTCAGCCTCGCGATCCGAGACGCCGCGGGCGCGGAGGATGGAGCGGACGAACCCCCGGCATTCGCGGTAAAACCCCGCGAAGGACGCCTCGGGGGAGGGAAGGAGTGTAGGTTTCTTGGCGGATTCAGGATGGACGTCTACGTTGCTCACAGCTCGTGAACTCCAGGTGGTTTGGTGTTTGCGGGTCAGACGCCGGTCGGTGTTGCAAGCGCCGGCTGGCGTCGCTTCTTTGTCGCACAGGTTGGCGGGGAAGAAAATCCCCAAACGCAGAGATTGGTTCGTCGCGGGAAACCCCGCGAACCCAAGGGAATGGGGCGAGGGACCTTGGAATGGGGGCCGTGATCCTGGCGGAACGGGCGGGCCGACCTGAAGGGAGGTCGGCCCGCCCTTGGTTTCACGATGCGCGGCGGTAGACGAGGCGGCCGAGGGTGGCGATGACGTGGTCCATTCGGTCCAGTGCCTGCGCGTCGACGCTGCCGATGTAGCGCATGGCCTGGGCGACCTGGACGCAAGCGAGCACTTCCCTTGCCGAGCCGAGTGCGGAGGCGTAGCGCTGCCGTTTCGTCCCGCCCTGATTGCCCATTCCCTCCGCCACATTCAGCGCGACGCTATGCGTGGCCCTGCGCATTTGCCGAGCCAGATCCGAATCCCGCCGTTCGATCTGCTCCGCAATGCCTGCCGCGTCCCCCGCCATGGCCAGAACGACCTCGTAAATCCTCAGCATAAAGAACCTCCGCCCGACGACCCTTTCGCCGGGACCCCCGTCCCACACCGTCGCGCGCAGGCCTCTTCAAGGCTGCGCAGCACCGCGCGGAGCCGCGCGGAGCAGCACGCAGTGCTGCGAGCACGGCGAGCACGGCCTGGCCTTGAAGAGGCCGAGCACGACGGTACGCTGGCCGTCCCCGAGCGGGATCTCCTGAACACGGCTCCCGCCTGCGCTTGCGCTTGCGCTCCCGCTTGCGCTCCCGCTCCCGCTTGCGCTTGCGCCCCCGCTTCCGCTCCCGCTCGTCGAGATGGCCGCGGACCGACGCCTTCGACGCAGCGGAGCACGAAAGAGGCTACCCGACGATATCGACCCGCCCCGGCTGCGCCCCGGTGTCGACGTCGCTCTCGTGGACGCGACCTCCCTCGATCCGCCACACCACACGCGTCGCGCGTCGGGCGAACGAGGCATCGTGGCTGACCATCACGATGGCCCCGGGATACCCTTCCAGGGCTCGTTCGAGACGTTCGAGGGAGGGCAAGTCGAGGTGGTTTTCGGGCTCGTCGAGGAGGAGGGCGGCGGCTCTTCGGCTGAGACCGAGGGCGATGGCGAGCTTGCGGGATTCGCCGGGGGAGGGCTCGGCGGAGGCCAGGATTTGCTCGGGGTCCGTGCCCAATGCGGCGACGAGGGCGAGGGTGCGCCCGCGGGCCTCGGGGCTCTGGGCGCGAACGTCCGCGAGCAGGGCGCGCCGGGCTTCTGCGGGGAGGTCCTGCGGCAGATAGAGCACCTGGTCCCGGGGGATACGCGCGGCGGCGGCGAGGGCGCCGAGCAATGTGCTTTTGCCTGCGCCGTTGCGGCCTTCGATGCGGATGCGACCGTCGCGGGGGACGGAGAGACGCACGTCGTGGAGTAGCTCCGCTTCGCCTGCGCGCAGGACGGGCAGATCCAGGAGGAAGGGCCAGGGCTGGGTTGGCCGCTCCCAGCCGACGTAGATTTCGCCGCCGTGCTCCTTTTCGATGCGGTGACGTGCGAGCTCGGCGCTGGCGCGCGCGAGATCGGCGCGTGCCACGCCGACGTGGCGCCCGGCGCTTTTTTCTGCGGATTCGATCGCGATTTTTCGGAGCATGCCCCGGCCGTCGTGATCGTTCTTGTTTTTCATCTGGCTCTTCATGCTTCGCGCCGCGTCGACCATTGCGTGCTCGCGCCTCGCTTGGTCGAGCCTGCGCGCGGCGCGCTTCTCCTCGCCTTTGGCGGCTTCGCGCTCGCCCTGGGCGTGGGCGGCTTCGGCTTCCCACGCTGCGCGTGCGTCGGCATAACGACCGCGGTAGACGTGCACGTGACCTTGGTGAATGCGCAGCGTCGTCGTGGTGAGTGCGTCGAGCAGCGTTCGATCGTGCGACACCAAGAGCCCGAGGCCGTCGAAACGACGGAGGGCGCCGACGAGGAGCCGCCGCGCTTCGACGTCGAGGTGGTTTGCGGGCTCGTCGAGCAGCAGGATGTCGGGCGCTTCGAAGAGCGCGGCGCCGATTTGCCAACGCTTCCGCTCGCCGGGGGAGAGCGTGGGCCAGCGCTCGAGGTCTTCGACGATGAGATCGAGCCTGCCGCGGAGTGCGACGGCTTCTCCGTCGAGATCCTCGGCGAATCGGAGGATTGCATCGGAGAGGGAATCGACGGTCTGCGGGCAGAGCACGACGCGTGCTTCGGCGGGATCACGCCGCACGTGGCCGCGCTCGGGGCGCAAATCGCCTGCGAGCAGACGGAGCAGCGTGGTCTTGCCGGCGCCGTTTTCGCCGACGATCCCGGCCCATCCGGGCCCGAGGTGCAGCTCGACGTCTTCGAGCAGCGACGTGGCATCCCCATGGGAAAACGCCATGCGAAGCGCATGAAGCGATAACATATTCTGTTCTCCTGAATCGGTGGCCGGCGCGTTCCCCGCGGTTCGTCTCGTCGGGGTGGGGCGCCGGGCGTCACGGCACGTCTATGAACGGCTGGATTCAGGAAAACAGGCGCAAGGGCGGAATCCTCCGAAGGGGGCGAGCAAGATAGCAGCCTCGTTCATGCTCGCAAGAAAGAATTTCCGGCTGTACCCTCGCGCTCGTCTGCTCCGGCGGATGTGTTTCGGCTTCACCTAGGAGGAAATATGCTTTTACGACAGGCGGCCCTGACCCTCACCTTCACCTCGTCGCTCCTGCTGATCGGCGCCGCGATGGGCTGCAGCGGCGGCAGCGGCGACAGCAGCGGCAGCGCGGCCGGCGGCCAGGGCGCTGGCAGTTCTTCCTCTCTGAGTGGCTCGGGAGGCCAGGGAGGCCTCGGCGGCATGGGCGGCCAGGGCGGTGACGGTGGCATCGTGTTCGTCGGCTCCGGCGGCTCGGGCGGCGGCGGCGGCGCGGGCGGCAACTGCACGCCGGAGCTCGTCGGCATCGTACGCGATTTCAAGGGGTATCCGAATGGCCACCCTGATTTCGAGCATTTCGGCGGCGACGGCCTGAAGGGCCTCGTGAAGTTCGATCTCGGCCCCGACAAGAAGCCCGTCTACGCGCCCGACGGCCCCACCGCGCACACGACCGGCGCTGCGGAGTTCGACCAGTGGTACCGCGACGTCGAAGGCGTGAACATGCCGATGCCGTTCAAAGTCACGTTGACCGAGGACCCGGCGACCGGGATTGCCACCTTCGAGAGCACCGCGTTTTTCCCGATCGACAATCAGCTCTTCGGCAACGAGGGCTTCGACCACAACTACGGGTTCACGTACGAGCTCCACATGACGTTCAAGTACAAGGGCGGCGAGACGTTCGCGTTCAGCGGCGACGACGACCTTTGGGTCTTCGTGAACAACCGCCTCGCCATCGATCTCGGCGGCCTGCACCCGCCGCAGACCGACACGCTGAACCTCGACGCGAAGGCCGCCGAGCTCGGGATCGTGCCCGGCGGCGAGTATGCGCTCGACTTCTTCCACGCCGAGCGGCACAGCACGGGGTCGAACTTCAAGGTGCAATCGACCCTGAGCTTCACGAACTGCGATCCGATCATCATTCCGAAGTAGGCGCGTGCTCGGCGCGCTCGGCCTCCACCCAGGCAAGCGCCTCGGCGTCGCGCTCGAAAAACTCCATCCGGAAGGTCCAGCCGCGATAAAAGAGCCCGAGGGCCTTGACGAACATCCCCATGAGCACGCGCATGTGGAAGTTCGCGCCGAGGACGGTGAGACCCGCGACGCGTTGCGCCCGCGGATCCGTCGCCGCAGCCTTGCGCGCGGCCGCCGTCATCGTCTGGAGGCGCGACATGTCGGCGATCACGAAATGGCGCACGCGCGCCGGGACCACCTCGTCCGTCCACGTGTAGAGGGTCTCGATGTCCTCGGCCGTCATCGTGCCGATCCAGAAGACGCGGACGACGTCGGGGGGATAGAGCCGCGCGTGATGGGGGCCAAATACGAGGGTTCGACCTCGTTCGTCATCCGTCATGATTCGGGCTCCGGGTTCGTGAGGGAGGGGGGCGGGCCCCCGGCTCGTGGTGGTCTTCTTCGGCCGCGCGGCGTCGGGCCTCCTCGGCGAGGAGCGTTGCCGCGGTCTGCCGCACCTCGGGCAGCGGGCTCGACGCGGTGAGGGCCCGGTCCAGGAGATAAAGCTGATTCGTGGCGGCGAGCGCGCGGAGCATCGTGCAGGCGTCGGCCGCGTCGCTCACGCAGGCGCGGCGAAAGCGGGCCAGGAGCCGGGCCCGCGCCTGATCGGACGGGCTGTTCAGCGCCGCGCCCATCGCGAGGCCGCGGAGCTCGAGGTCTTCGTGGTGGAGCCACGGCTCGATCGTGTGGAACAAGGTATACGTCGGCGCCGCCCCGCGCCCGAGCGCGCGGAGGACGTCCCGCGCGAGGGCTTCGTTCGCCGATGCGAGGAGCTGGCACAAGGTCGGCGTGAGCTCGTAGCAGGTGTCTCGATCGAGGTCCGGCAGGATCTTCGCCAGCGCCGCGCGGGGATCGGTTGCGAGGTCACGGCGCATCGCCGCGATCTGCGCGCGAATTTCGAGCGCCAGCGCTCCCTCCTCCTCGGACTCCTCGATCGCGATGCGGAGCTCGGTGAAGGGGTACCCCATACCGTTCTCGTGATCCTCGTCCCGCGGAAATCCTTTCGGCAGCGCGTCGCGGATGCGGCGGGCGGCGTGGAGGTGGCGGACGGGATCGTGCCAGAGGAGCGCGGTCGCGACGGGGATCGCCTCGTCGGGCGCGAGTTTTTCCAGGGCGCGGAGGAGCGCCTCCTCGGCAGGCTGCACGCGATACACGCCGAGGAGGCGGCTCGCCTCGACGCGCTCGTTGCACGTCACCCGGTCCCGGCCGGGCACGAGGCGTTTTCCCATGGCAGCGATGAGCGTCGTGTCCGTGGCGCGAAGGTCCTCCACGACATGGCGGAGCGCCCAGTACATCCACATGGGCAGCTCCGGGTGGGTGGGATGATCGAGGCGCTCGAGGAGCAGCGGGATGTCCTTCGGCTTCGCGGTCCGTGCGACGATCTGCGCAGCCGCCGCGTGTTTTCTGCCGTCGTGGTCGTCGGGCCGCCGGAGGATCGCCATGGCCTTCACCCGCATCGGGCCGACCAGCTCGTCGAGGAGATTCGAGGCACCCCAGCGTGAATCCATGGCCATGCGCTGGTAGACATCAAAGAGCATGCAATGCGCCGTGACGATGTCCTGCGCCAGGATCTTCCGGGCGATCCGGACGCGCTCCTCGTCCGCGACGTCGTCCGCGAAGAGCCGGTCAAATGCGTCGCGCACCGGGCCGGGCTGGAGCTCCTTCCAGTTGAAGTGGAGGAGCACGTTGGGCAAGGGCATGCGTGTCGCATCCTTGCACATCCGCGCCCCCGAGGACGAGGGCTACGGCGCGAACTTCGCGAGGAGCTCCGGCTTTTCGCGGAGAATCGTGGGGAGCTTCTGCGCGACGACGCCGCCCATGGCCTGGAGGAGGGGCGCGCTGCCCTCCCAGGCGATCGGCCCAAAGGGCGGCTGGGGCTCATATTCGAGGATGAGCTGGGCCGCCTTCGCAGCCGACTCGTTCGTGAGGCGGGCGGCAAGCGCAAGCGCCATGTCGATGCCCGCCGAGACGCCGGCCGCCGTGATCACGTTGCCGTCCTCGACCCAGCGCCCCTTGACGGGCGTCGCCCCGAAGCGCGCGAGGTGCGGCAGGAACGACCAATGCGTCGTGGCCTTCTTGCCTTCGAGCAGGCCGAGCGCCGCGAGCACGAGCG
Protein-coding sequences here:
- a CDS encoding RNA polymerase sigma factor — translated: MSNVDVHPESAKKPTLLPSPEASFAGFYRECRGFVRSILRARGVSDREADDLVQEVFVLAWQRHDRLALGDQARPWLYTVALYMASNHRKLARNRVEDLRADLPEPPVFPRMIQAMEATRLLARVLGRLGRKVAAVLIAYEIEGRSMVEIARRLRIRLKTAYARLHLAREKLVNLAPTFLKCRHRLPLGSLGRRIRASE
- a CDS encoding four helix bundle protein, which codes for MLRIYEVVLAMAGDAAGIAEQIERRDSDLARQMRRATHSVALNVAEGMGNQGGTKRQRYASALGSAREVLACVQVAQAMRYIGSVDAQALDRMDHVIATLGRLVYRRAS
- a CDS encoding ATP-binding cassette domain-containing protein, which codes for MLSLHALRMAFSHGDATSLLEDVELHLGPGWAGIVGENGAGKTTLLRLLAGDLRPERGHVRRDPAEARVVLCPQTVDSLSDAILRFAEDLDGEAVALRGRLDLIVEDLERWPTLSPGERKRWQIGAALFEAPDILLLDEPANHLDVEARRLLVGALRRFDGLGLLVSHDRTLLDALTTTTLRIHQGHVHVYRGRYADARAAWEAEAAHAQGEREAAKGEEKRAARRLDQARREHAMVDAARSMKSQMKNKNDHDGRGMLRKIAIESAEKSAGRHVGVARADLARASAELARHRIEKEHGGEIYVGWERPTQPWPFLLDLPVLRAGEAELLHDVRLSVPRDGRIRIEGRNGAGKSTLLGALAAAARIPRDQVLYLPQDLPAEARRALLADVRAQSPEARGRTLALVAALGTDPEQILASAEPSPGESRKLAIALGLSRRAAALLLDEPENHLDLPSLERLERALEGYPGAIVMVSHDASFARRATRVVWRIEGGRVHESDVDTGAQPGRVDIVG
- a CDS encoding fibro-slime domain-containing protein — protein: MLLRQAALTLTFTSSLLLIGAAMGCSGGSGDSSGSAAGGQGAGSSSSLSGSGGQGGLGGMGGQGGDGGIVFVGSGGSGGGGGAGGNCTPELVGIVRDFKGYPNGHPDFEHFGGDGLKGLVKFDLGPDKKPVYAPDGPTAHTTGAAEFDQWYRDVEGVNMPMPFKVTLTEDPATGIATFESTAFFPIDNQLFGNEGFDHNYGFTYELHMTFKYKGGETFAFSGDDDLWVFVNNRLAIDLGGLHPPQTDTLNLDAKAAELGIVPGGEYALDFFHAERHSTGSNFKVQSTLSFTNCDPIIIPK
- a CDS encoding STAS/SEC14 domain-containing protein, with the protein product MTDDERGRTLVFGPHHARLYPPDVVRVFWIGTMTAEDIETLYTWTDEVVPARVRHFVIADMSRLQTMTAAARKAAATDPRAQRVAGLTVLGANFHMRVLMGMFVKALGLFYRGWTFRMEFFERDAEALAWVEAERAEHAPTSE
- a CDS encoding DJ-1/PfpI family protein, producing the protein MPERTIAFLVFPEITPLDLVGPLQVLQALEGSSDLRTVTVGERIEPVATDLPFHIVPARTLDEVPEPYGIVVPGGLLGPFHAMASDRLMGWLQRAASKASFVSSVCTGSLVLAALGLLEGKKATTHWSFLPHLARFGATPVKGRWVEDGNVITAAGVSAGIDMALALAARLTNESAAKAAQLILEYEPQPPFGPIAWEGSAPLLQAMGGVVAQKLPTILREKPELLAKFAP